The DNA sequence GGGTATATCCAAGAACGGAGTATAAAGGTGGATATGCTAAAGGTGATGCTCATGGAACTCAATATATGAGATTGGGATTTATACATATGTCGCCTTCTATGAAGATGGATTTTTATGCAAATAGTAATAGGTTGGATTTTAATAGTAGGTTGGTTGATATAAGATGGAGTAGAGGACATTATCCGAGATTAAGTTTCTTTTAGGGAGAGATGGGACAGGACAGTTTAGGCTGTCCTGTTTTTTTGTGTGGGAAAAAAGGGGGGGAGTAATTGGAGATAATATTTTAATAGTGGCAGTATCAACAATTACAGAAGGTGTGTCAGAAGTTAAAGAGGGATATTTAAATATTTTAGTTCAAGACATAAAAGGATCTATTTAAGTCATAAAAGTGACTGTTCAGGTCGGGAAAATATCTATTGGGGACAAAAGTGAGGTTTGACAAAAGATTAATGGAGGAGTACAATAAATGATTAATAGAAATTAATCACACGAAATAGGTGACCCCACCGTCTGTTTTTGATTTTTGGGGGGAGATAGATTGAAAACAGCTCTCCTGTGGGTTGGCTGTAATATAATGATTTGATAGCAGAGAAAGATTACTGCTTAGATAAAAGCTTTGAAATAAATAATAATAATTTTAATTCAATTAGAAATATAAAACATAAAACAGCATTAATGCTCATATATTCATGTGGATTAAGAATTAGTGAAGCAGTAAATATAAAGACAGCGGATATAAACATTGACAGAGGATTAATAAATATAGTAAAATCTAAGGGAAATAAAGACAGAGTGGTAACTTTATCAAAACAATTTTTAATAAAACTAGAAGAGTATAAAAAGATATATAAACCAAAAAAATATTTATTTGAAGGAGGAAATGGGGTTGAAAAATATAGTACAAGGAGTATTCAATCAGTATTTAAAAAAGCATTAAAAGATGCAAATGTAAAAAGAAATTATACTGTACATAGTTTACGGCATAGTTATGCAACACATTTGTTAGAAAAAGGAACAGATTTACGCATTATACAAGAGCTATTAGGACATAAAAGTAGTAAAACTACAGAAATTTATACTCATGTAAGTAATAAATTGTTGGCGAAGGTGGTAGCACCATTTGATGATATTGAATTGTAAAATACGAAGTGATTTGCGTATATACAAACTATATGGATGGATATGCGAAGGTTTTATGCGTGTATAAACGAGTTAGGCGAAACTCAAGTCTAGGCTTAGTTTATGGATAATTATTTGTTAGAAATTAATATTTAAAAAATAAGAGGAGAGTGAATTAAATGAATCAAGATTTAAAAAGTATTATGCTTTCTTATATTGCAGGACTTTTGACTTCTGGAACGGTTGCATTTATATCAAGAAAATGTAATTCTTTTGAAGAGTGCATTATGGCTTTAAAAATATTAGTAAAAGCAAGAAAAGAAGTCAGACTTAGTGTTTCATACTTATTTAGGATAGAAATTGAAAACAAGTATTTATTGATAAAAGGGAATAGAATTGAACAGTTTCAACCTGTTGGAGGGGTGTATAAAGCCTACAGAAGTGCCGAAGGTTTGTTTAAAAAAATTGAAGTAAAAAAAGATAACGGAATAGATATAGATGGAGCTAGTGAAAATGATTTAAGAATAAAAGTAAAGAGTAAAAATGTATTAAGTTTTATAAGGTGGTTTAAAGAAAGAAAAAATAGAGAAATTAATGTAAATAGAGAATTTTATGAGGAACTTGTAGTATCTAATTTTATTGATAAAAGTGTTCTTGAGACTTTTAGCCCTGAATACTTAAAAACAGTATACACTGATTTAAAATATTCGACACATTTTAAATGTTATGAGATTTTAATTTATGATATATTTGAAATTAAATTAGATAGTCAATATGAAGAAATGTTAAAAAACGAAATCAACACAAAAAGAGGAAATCTAATATTAGCTACAGATGATGAAATTGAAAGTGAAAACATAAAAATAGATGGCATATCTAAAAAAATTGGAGAACATAGTAAATATATAATCTGATAAAAGGAGGGAAAAGGTGTTTATAGAATATGAAGATATAAATGATTTCTTTAATGAAATATCAAATGATTTAGATATTCCAGATTCTTACTATGAAAAAGCAGACAAAAGTTATAAATCACTTGGAAGTTTTTTGTTAAGAGATGATTCGTTAATAAAAGAGTATGCTCCAGATGTATTTCTGCAAGGTTCATTTAAGTTAGGCACAATGATAAAACCTATTTCAGAAAATATTCATTATGACATAGACCTTGTTTGTAAGCTATCAAATATAAATAAAAATGAAATTACACAAGAAGATTTGAAGAAAAAAATAGGAAAAGAAGTTAAACAATATGTAAAAACAAAAAATATGATAAACGAAGCTATAGATGGAAAAAGATGTTGGACATTAAACTACCACGATGAAGCACAGTTTCATATGGATATTTTACCTTGTCTAAATAACAGAAGAACATTTGAGGAACTTTTAGAAAAATACAGTATGAATACTGATTACAAGGAAGAAGCTATTGCTATTACAGATAAAAACTCAATATATTATAAAGTTATAAGCGATGAATGGGAAACCAGTAATCCTAAAGGGTATTATAGATGGTTTATGAAAAAAATGAACTTTGAAGATAAAAAAAGGAAATTTGCGGAACAATTAATGGAAAGTGTAGAAAACATTCCAGACTATAAAGTAAAGACACCTCTACAAAAGGCAGCTCAAGTATTAAAAAGACATAGAGATTATAGTTTTAAAGGAAAAAAAGATAAGCCTTCATCAGTTGTAATAACAACGTTATTAGGATTGACATATAATGGTTCGGAAAACATACTTGACATTATAAGTAATATGATTGAAAATATACATTTATTTTTAATAGAAAAAGATGGAAGGTATTATCTAACTAATCCTGTTAATCCATTAGAGAATTTTACAGATAAATGGAATACAAACAAGAAAAGAGCTTTTTTTAGATGGATAAATACGGTTAGTGAAGATTTGCTTTTTTACAATAAAAAAATTAATTATTATGGTGATAATGTTATTGATAAAATGAAAGAAATATATAATATAAAGAAAAGCAAATATATAAAAGGTAGTAGTGAGTTGATAAAAAAAGAAAAGCATATAAAAAGAACAAAGTGGAATATGCTTAACAAAACAGAAGTTGATATAATAGCTTATAAAAAAGAGTCAAAAGATATTATTTCGAAGAGGTTTAAGAGTGGAGAAATTGTAAAAAAAAGTTCAGATTTAAAGTTTAAGGCAAATGCTAAAAATATAAAAGATTATGAAATGTTTTGGCGAGTAACAAATACTGGTTATGATGCAGAAATTGAGAACAACTTAAGAGGGGATTTTTATGAAAGTGAAATTATAGAAGGAGATAAAGTAAGAGAAGAAAAGGCAAAATATTTTGGAAGTCATTTTATAGAATGTTTTTTGATAAAAGATAATGATTGCTATGGAAAAAGTGATGTATTTGTTGTTAATATACTTTAGGTTAAATTTTTAGTGAGCGTTAACCTGTCGACTTGAGATTCGCCTAACCTCGAGGTACACGACATACGAATCGGCAAGCCCTAGCGGGACGTATCTAAGCTCGCTGGCTACGCAAAATGGGGAAAAGATATTGGGTACAGCTCTCTACGATACTCTAATGCCTCTCGCACGTCGTGTTACCTGAATACCGTTAGGCAAGATTGTTGAGCGCGGTCGCGCCCCCCAATCTTGCCTAACGCCGTGGCGGGCTTCCGCCCGTCAGTTAGCCACCGATTGTTCCGCTAACGCTCCACAACCGTCGCCTAACTGACGGGTAAACGAAATCAATTCGCCTAAGAAAACTAAAGTTTTCTAAGACTCATTGACTTTTCGCTTACCCGCCACGGCGTTGTATGTCCAGCAAAGCTGGGCATATCCAGTGGGTGAAAGTCCCACCAGAGTAAAAGTCAAAGCTCTGTAGCATGAATGGCAATGTGGTGGAAAACCTAAACATTGAAGTCCATTGACAAAGGAAGTTTTTTAATCATCATAATTCTATAAATACTTCTGAGGTAATTAAAAAACTTCTTAGGTATCTAAAGGATATCGAGCAAGTATACAGACC is a window from the Haliovirga abyssi genome containing:
- a CDS encoding tyrosine-type recombinase/integrase, producing the protein MIAEKDYCLDKSFEINNNNFNSIRNIKHKTALMLIYSCGLRISEAVNIKTADINIDRGLINIVKSKGNKDRVVTLSKQFLIKLEEYKKIYKPKKYLFEGGNGVEKYSTRSIQSVFKKALKDANVKRNYTVHSLRHSYATHLLEKGTDLRIIQELLGHKSSKTTEIYTHVSNKLLAKVVAPFDDIEL
- a CDS encoding SMODS-associated NUDIX domain-containing protein; translation: MNQDLKSIMLSYIAGLLTSGTVAFISRKCNSFEECIMALKILVKARKEVRLSVSYLFRIEIENKYLLIKGNRIEQFQPVGGVYKAYRSAEGLFKKIEVKKDNGIDIDGASENDLRIKVKSKNVLSFIRWFKERKNREINVNREFYEELVVSNFIDKSVLETFSPEYLKTVYTDLKYSTHFKCYEILIYDIFEIKLDSQYEEMLKNEINTKRGNLILATDDEIESENIKIDGISKKIGEHSKYII
- a CDS encoding nucleotidyltransferase; this translates as MFIEYEDINDFFNEISNDLDIPDSYYEKADKSYKSLGSFLLRDDSLIKEYAPDVFLQGSFKLGTMIKPISENIHYDIDLVCKLSNINKNEITQEDLKKKIGKEVKQYVKTKNMINEAIDGKRCWTLNYHDEAQFHMDILPCLNNRRTFEELLEKYSMNTDYKEEAIAITDKNSIYYKVISDEWETSNPKGYYRWFMKKMNFEDKKRKFAEQLMESVENIPDYKVKTPLQKAAQVLKRHRDYSFKGKKDKPSSVVITTLLGLTYNGSENILDIISNMIENIHLFLIEKDGRYYLTNPVNPLENFTDKWNTNKKRAFFRWINTVSEDLLFYNKKINYYGDNVIDKMKEIYNIKKSKYIKGSSELIKKEKHIKRTKWNMLNKTEVDIIAYKKESKDIISKRFKSGEIVKKSSDLKFKANAKNIKDYEMFWRVTNTGYDAEIENNLRGDFYESEIIEGDKVREEKAKYFGSHFIECFLIKDNDCYGKSDVFVVNIL